The following nucleotide sequence is from Campylobacter coli 76339.
GTTGTAGATAGCTATACGCAAAGATTGGCTACGCATTTGGGTTATGAATTTGAAAATTACGAAGAATTGAGAGAATTTTTTGAAAGTGGTATAGAAAACGAGCAAGAAAATTTGTGTCAAATTTTAGAAAAAAAATACGAGCTTTTTGAACTTTATCAAATTTTCCATGCTGCGATTATTGCTTTTGGAAAAGTTGCCTTCAAGGGAGTAAAATTGACTTTAGAGGGTGAAAATTTGATTCAAAATTTAAAGGAAGAATAATGAAAGCAAAAGGAAGTGATTTAATTCCTGTCTTGAGCATAGCTGGAAGTGATTGTAGTGGTGGGGCTGGTATACAAGCTGATCTTAAAACTTTTAGTGCTCACAATCTTTTTGGCATGAGTGTTGTTTTGAGTGTAGTAGCTGAAAATACAGCAAGAGTGATTTCAGTTCATGACATACCCGTTCAAAGTGTGGATGAGCAAATGCTTGCTGTTTTTGAAGATATAGTGCCAAAGGCTACTAAAATAGGAATGATAGGAACTTGTGAGTTGATGGAGTGTGTGGCTAGAAATTTAGAAAAATTCAAACCCCAAAATATAGTTATCGATCCTGTGATGTTTGCAAAAAATGGTTTTGCTTTAATGCCACAAGAAAATTGTGATTTTTTTAAAAAGACTATAGTGA
It contains:
- a CDS encoding Hydroxymethylpyrimidine phosphate kinase ThiD, whose protein sequence is MKAKGSDLIPVLSIAGSDCSGGAGIQADLKTFSAHNLFGMSVVLSVVAENTARVISVHDIPVQSVDEQMLAVFEDIVPKATKIGMIGTCELMECVARNLEKFKPQNIVIDPVMFAKNGFALMPQENCDFFKKTIVKFADILTPNIPEAEFLCDFKINDEKDMIKAAKYLCTQGAKAVLLKGGHSEENANDVLFDGNEIFILKGERIETKNTHGTGCTLSSAIASNLALGKDLFNAVSEAKEYVRNAIYYSLNLGKGCGPTNHFFRFLNEK